The nucleotide sequence GTAATGGCATTGATGGGAGAGAATGGCGCGGGTAAATCGACCATGATGAAGGTGATGACGGGGATATACCAGGCTGATGCTGGTCAAATTACTTTAAATGGTGAACAGGTAACATTTAACGGACCTCGTCAATCCCAAGCGGCGGGGATCAGCATCATACATCAGGAGTTAAACCTGATTGATAACCTCTCCATTGCCGAAAATATCTTCTTAGGACGTGAGCCGCAAAAAGCGCTGGGTTTTATTGACTGGACCAAGATGTTCGCTGATGCCGATGCTTTGCTTGCTCGCTTAAATGTGCAACGCAGTAGCCGTGAAAAAATGGGTAACTTACCGCTCGGTGAACAACAAATGGTCGAAATTGCCAAGGCGTTGTCATTTGACTCCAATATCATCGTGATGGACGAACCAACCGATGCGCTAACCGAGCGCGAGACACAAAGCCTGTTTAAGGTGATCCGTGAGCTACGTCAAGAGGGCGTTGGTATCGTTTACATCTCCCATCGTCTGCAGGAGATCTTTACCATCTGCGATCGCGTTACGGTTATGCGAGATGGCCAGTTTGTGGCTGAATCTGCTACCTCAGATCTGAGTGAAGAGAGCCTCATTGAGCTGATGGTTGGTCGTAAGTTGCAAGATCTCTATCCCCGTGTTGAACACCAATCTGGCCGAGTATCGATGAAGGTGCGTAACCTTTCAGGTAAGGGGGTTAATGATATTAGCTTCGACCTGCATGAAGGTGAAATTTTGGGCTTTAATGGCTTAATGGGCGCGGGACGTTCAGAGCTGATGCGGGTGTTGTTCGGCGATGTGAAGCGCACCAGTGGCAGCGTAGAATTGTATGGTGAACCGATAAACCCAACACACCCTAGTGAAGGCATCAAAGCCGGCATTGCGTATATCTCCGAAGATCGTAAAGGTGACGGCTTAGTGCTGGGAATGTCGGTAAAGCAGAACATGAGCCTGAGCTCTCTCACTGCGCTCTCCTATATGGGCGCCATAAATGCAGAGGCTGAGCACGCACAAGCGACCTATTTCAAAGATGCATTCAATGTAAAAACGCCTTCGCTGGATCAACCAATAGGCAAGCTTTCCGGCGGCAATCAACAGAAAGCGGCGATAGCTAAAGGGCTGATGGCAAAACCTAAGGTATTGATCTTAGATGAGCCGACTCGCGGCGTTGATGTGGGTGCAAAGAAAGAGATTTACGAATTGATTAACCAGTTTAAGCAAGCAGGGATGAGCATCATTCTCGTCTCTTCTGATATGCCAGAGGTGATGGGGATGAGTGACCGAATTATGGTGATGAAGGGAGGTTGTATTAGTGGTGAATTCGACGCGACTAACGTGACTCAGGAACAACTCTTGGCTGCGGCTATTGGCAAACACTGATTAGAGAATAATAACAATGAATCAAACGGTAACGAATAACCTCACTGGCCTTAAAATGTTTGAATGGCTCAAACAACAAAAAGCCCTGATCGCACTTTTAGTCTTGATAGTTGTGGCCTCTATGTTGAACGACCAGTTCTTCACCATGGGCAACCTGATGAACATCCTGCGTCAGACCTCGGTTAACGCCATTATCGCAGTGGGCATGACCTTAGTGATTTTGACCGCCGGTATCGATCTCTCGGTCGGTGCCATACTGGCGCTAACGGGGGCACTTGGTGCGTCCATGGTAGGCGCTGAGTTGCCGTTAATCGTGGCTTTACCGCTGACCTTGTTGCTCGGTGGCGCACTGGGTGCCATGAATGGCCTGTTAATATCCAAAGGAAAAGTGCAGGCGTTTATCGCCACACTGGTCACCATGACCGCAATACGTGGCTTGACCATGGTGTATACCGAAGGTCGCCCTATCTCCACGGGCTTTACCGATACCGCTGACAGCTTTGCGTATATCGGCACGGGTTGGATGGCTGGCGTACCTGTGCCGGTTTGGTTAATGCTGATCACCTTTGTACTTATCTGGGCATTGCTGACTCATACTCGTCTAGGCCGTTATATCTATGCCATCGGTGGTAATGAATCTGCGGCGCGTTTGTCTGGCATCAATGTTGACCGAGTTAAAATAGCGGTCTACGCCCTCTCTGGCACCATGGCGGCGCTGGCGGGTTTGATTGTGACTTCACGCCTCTCT is from Shewanella sp. MTB7 and encodes:
- the rbsA gene encoding ribose ABC transporter ATP-binding protein RbsA; this translates as MKALLSLTGIEKSFPGVKALDGALLNVFPGQVMALMGENGAGKSTMMKVMTGIYQADAGQITLNGEQVTFNGPRQSQAAGISIIHQELNLIDNLSIAENIFLGREPQKALGFIDWTKMFADADALLARLNVQRSSREKMGNLPLGEQQMVEIAKALSFDSNIIVMDEPTDALTERETQSLFKVIRELRQEGVGIVYISHRLQEIFTICDRVTVMRDGQFVAESATSDLSEESLIELMVGRKLQDLYPRVEHQSGRVSMKVRNLSGKGVNDISFDLHEGEILGFNGLMGAGRSELMRVLFGDVKRTSGSVELYGEPINPTHPSEGIKAGIAYISEDRKGDGLVLGMSVKQNMSLSSLTALSYMGAINAEAEHAQATYFKDAFNVKTPSLDQPIGKLSGGNQQKAAIAKGLMAKPKVLILDEPTRGVDVGAKKEIYELINQFKQAGMSIILVSSDMPEVMGMSDRIMVMKGGCISGEFDATNVTQEQLLAAAIGKH
- the rbsC gene encoding ribose ABC transporter permease, with translation MNQTVTNNLTGLKMFEWLKQQKALIALLVLIVVASMLNDQFFTMGNLMNILRQTSVNAIIAVGMTLVILTAGIDLSVGAILALTGALGASMVGAELPLIVALPLTLLLGGALGAMNGLLISKGKVQAFIATLVTMTAIRGLTMVYTEGRPISTGFTDTADSFAYIGTGWMAGVPVPVWLMLITFVLIWALLTHTRLGRYIYAIGGNESAARLSGINVDRVKIAVYALSGTMAALAGLIVTSRLSSAQPTAGTSYELDAIAAVVVGGASLAGGRGFIWGTLVGALIIGFLNNALNLLDVSSYYQMIAKAGVILLAVLADRKTNS